One window of the Colias croceus chromosome 5, ilColCroc2.1 genome contains the following:
- the LOC123691972 gene encoding G1/S-specific cyclin-D3 translates to MELLCAERVSPGSGERSRPGPAPAPAAASDPVLMRRRVLDNLLRTEERYAVTANYFGTVQTEVTPHMRRVVAEWMLEVCEDQSCQEEVFPLAISYLDRFLSTCTVGKSQLQLLGTACLLLASKLREPSSRGLPADLLVFYTANSITLTDLCSWELLVLSKLKWDVAGVTAHDFLPLLLSRLPLRGRVNTEMVHRHAQTFISLAARDYEFTLYSASTLASSSIAAALRGLGVDGHLPRLHDLTGIDLDCLQTCLEQIEEMVQGLIDVIAVPNGQAREAAGWTPPPNNDKAHNNAATPTDVRDVHF, encoded by the exons ATGGAGCTGCTGTGCGCGGAGCGCGTGAGCCCCGGGAGCGGCGAGCGCAGCAGGCCCGGGCCTGCGCCGGCGCCGGCCGCCGCCTCCGACCCGGTGCTGATGCGCCGCCGCGTGCTCGACAACTTGTTGCGCACGGAGGAGCGCTACGCGGTCACCGCCAACTACTTCGGCACCGTGCAGACCGAGGTCACTCCGCACATGCGCCGAGTGGTCGCCGAGTGGATGCTAGAG GTGTGCGAAGACCAGAGCTGTCAGGAGGAGGTTTTCCCTTTGGCGATATCTTATTTGGATCGGTTTTTGAGCACATGTACCGTTGGCAAAAGTCAGTTGCAACTGTTGGGAACTGCGTGCCTGTTACTGGCATCTAAGTTACGGGAACCGAGCTCTCGAGGGCTACCTGCAGATTTACTGGTCTTCTACACAGCTAACAGCATCACTCTTACAGATCTATGC AGCTGGGAACTGCTAGTGCTGTCCAAGCTAAAATGGGACGTAGCTGGAGTGACGGCCCATGACTTTCTTCCACTTCTCTTGTCCCGGCTACCGTTACGTGGCCGTGTGAATACCGAAATGGTTCACAGGCACGCACAAACCTTCATATCGCTAGCAGCGAGAG ATTACGAGTTCACTTTGTACTCCGCGAGCACACTCGCTTCGAGCAGCATTGCAGCAGCTCTGCGGGGTCTCGGCGTAGATGGACATCTTCCGCGCTTACACGATTTAACTGGCATCGATTTG GACTGCCTCCAAACGTGCTTGGAGCAGATCGAGGAGATGGTGCAAGGGCTGATCGATGTGATCGCAGTCCCAAACGGACAAGCCCGGGAGGCGGCAGGGTGGACGCCTCCCCCCAACAATGACAAAGCCCACAACAACGCCGCCACCCCCACCGATGTCAGAGACGTACACTTTTAA